The DNA region GACGGGCGGCCCTTCATACCGGAACTCGCTGTCGTAGTCGTCTTCCACGATGTAACAATCGTTCTCCCGGGCAAAGGCGATCAGTTCGATACGCCGCTGCACCGGCAGAATTCCTCCCAGGGGAAACTGGTGCGACGGGGTAACGTATATGAGGCGGGGACCCGCGCCGGACGGAAGCAGCCGGGTCTGCAAGCCGTGCGCGTCGACCGGCACGGGCCTGAGACGATACCCGGTACCGGCGATGATTCTCCGCATCCCGTTGTTCAGCGGGTCTTCCACCACCGCCTCGGCGCCCGGCGAGAACAGCAGCTTGGCCGCCAGCGCCAGACCCTGCGTCGCGCCGGATGTGATCAACAGTTGCTCGGGGCGGCAGTCGATGCCCCGGACGCGAAAGAGATACTCGGAGAGAGCGCTCCGCAGTTCCCCGCGGCCTTCCGGGACACCGTATGTCAGCAGGGACCCCGAGGATTCCAGACAGATCTCGTGAATGATCCGCCCCCATCGTTTGAGGGGAAAGACATCCAGTGCCGGAACGCCGGAACGGAAATCAATGAGATCCTGCGGCTGCCCGACCAAAGCCGCATGCGTTGCCCCGGCGGACGGGGACGTCCCTCCGGTTCGCCCCAGACAGGCTCCTTCCGCCACCCGGGTGCCGGACCCCAGCCGGCTCTCGATATACCCTTCGGCCGTCAACAGGGCGTAGGCCTCCAGGACGACATTGCGTGAAACCCCCAGAGCCGAGGCCATCTCCCGGGTCGAGGGGATCCTCTCCCCTGCCTTCAGTCTCCCTTCCAGAATCAGATCCCGTATCTGCCCGTAGACCTGCCGGAAGAGGGGTATGCTGCTGCTCTTGTCAACAGTTATGCCGAGCATTCTGGCGGCCTCCCGGAAAGTGGTACTGCGAAAACTTCATTAAAGTGGAGCTTCAGTGACCACTCGGATGGATGCTACCATTATACCGGATTCCACCAGCCCAAGGAGACTTAGCAATGAAGACGAGACTCCCTGCCTATCTCTGCCTCGCGGCGGCCATGGCCATCGCCGGCAGTTCCGTGGTGGTCGGTAGAATTCTAACCCTGCAACTCCCGGTCTTTCTCACCTCGGCGGCCAGCCTTTTCATGGCCTTGCTGGTCTTGGCGCCCCTGACCTGGAGGACTCACAGGGGACTGCCCGGTATCCCCAAAGGCGATCTCAAAGTCCTCTTTCTCCAGGCGTTGACCGGCATCGTCCTGTTCCGGGTCTTCCTTTTGTATGGGTTAAGGATGACTTCCGCGACTGCGGGAGGCATCATCACCAGCACCATGCCGGCCGTGGTCGGGCTGATCGCGTTTCTGTTCCTGAAAGAAAAACCCGCCTGGAACAAGGTCGGCGGGATAGCGCTCTCGGTGGCGGGTGTACTTGCGGTCAACACCGTGGGTTTGTCCGCCGATACCGCGAGGTACGGGTCACTTTGGGGAAACCTCCTCGTCTTTTGGGCCGTGGTCGGCGAGGCCCTCTTTACCATCCTGCAGAAGA from Thermoanaerobacterales bacterium includes:
- a CDS encoding PLP-dependent aminotransferase family protein; protein product: MLGITVDKSSSIPLFRQVYGQIRDLILEGRLKAGERIPSTREMASALGVSRNVVLEAYALLTAEGYIESRLGSGTRVAEGACLGRTGGTSPSAGATHAALVGQPQDLIDFRSGVPALDVFPLKRWGRIIHEICLESSGSLLTYGVPEGRGELRSALSEYLFRVRGIDCRPEQLLITSGATQGLALAAKLLFSPGAEAVVEDPLNNGMRRIIAGTGYRLRPVPVDAHGLQTRLLPSGAGPRLIYVTPSHQFPLGGILPVQRRIELIAFARENDCYIVEDDYDSEFRYEGPPVSTLQWLEPERVIYLGSFSKTLAPALRLGYVILPRPLMQHCRELKRLSDVHTPSLDQMALARFIREGRLERHVARVKRVYAAHRRALKEALEHHFPGGHTVSGDSTGLHLIAEFPGVEFTDKAVGVLIQNGVQVYPVENHAIVKGRHKSKIILGYGHLSGEEIAEGVRRLRMLL
- a CDS encoding DMT family transporter; this encodes MKTRLPAYLCLAAAMAIAGSSVVVGRILTLQLPVFLTSAASLFMALLVLAPLTWRTHRGLPGIPKGDLKVLFLQALTGIVLFRVFLLYGLRMTSATAGGIITSTMPAVVGLIAFLFLKEKPAWNKVGGIALSVAGVLAVNTVGLSADTARYGSLWGNLLVFWAVVGEALFTILQKKISKGSSALTRTALVSLFAFLSFLPFAVYEGLCFDFTSVRWSDGLCIAYYGVVVTAVAFILFYKGAAAVPASTAGVFAGFMPVSSVLLSNLILGERLMPCHLLGLGFVVAGIALMAASAGSEPRPADGEHRPVSPSRQPSVF